The following are encoded in a window of uncultured Ilyobacter sp. genomic DNA:
- the rlmF gene encoding 23S rRNA (adenine(1618)-N(6))-methyltransferase RlmF: MKNINKKGELHPNNPHKGRYNFKLLIKNLLELKIYLRKNPRGEETIDFSDSRAVILLNKALLKTYYNIENWDIPRGFLCPPIPGRADYIHYIAELLGGRKKGVKVLDIGTGANCIYPIIGSQSYEWDFVASDIDPKSIDNAKKIVESNKGLKNKIILKLQKNRDNIFEGIIEKEDRFDLTMCNPPFHASLEDALKANKRKVNNLNKENKNVKKGLNFGGQKAELWCPGGERLFLKKMAEESVKFSSQVTWFTSLVSNKENIKPTQKLLEKLGATDIKILKMSQGQKISRVLAWTFERRS; this comes from the coding sequence GTGAAGAATATAAATAAAAAGGGGGAGTTGCATCCAAACAATCCCCATAAAGGCAGATATAATTTTAAATTACTGATAAAAAATCTTCTGGAATTGAAAATATACCTGAGAAAAAACCCAAGAGGAGAAGAAACGATAGATTTTAGTGACAGTAGGGCTGTAATTCTTTTAAATAAAGCATTACTAAAAACTTACTACAACATAGAGAACTGGGATATTCCCAGGGGATTTTTATGCCCCCCTATCCCTGGAAGGGCAGATTATATACACTATATAGCAGAGTTGCTAGGGGGCAGGAAAAAAGGTGTAAAAGTACTGGATATAGGAACCGGTGCCAACTGCATATACCCTATTATAGGTAGTCAAAGTTATGAATGGGACTTTGTAGCTTCAGATATAGATCCTAAATCCATTGATAATGCTAAAAAAATAGTGGAATCTAATAAGGGTTTGAAAAATAAAATAATTCTAAAGCTTCAAAAAAACAGGGATAATATTTTTGAAGGTATAATAGAAAAAGAAGATAGATTTGATCTGACTATGTGCAATCCTCCTTTTCATGCTTCTTTAGAAGATGCCTTAAAGGCAAATAAAAGAAAAGTAAATAATCTTAATAAAGAAAATAAGAACGTAAAAAAAGGACTTAATTTTGGTGGACAGAAAGCTGAATTGTGGTGTCCTGGTGGCGAGCGTCTTTTCCTGAAAAAAATGGCTGAAGAAAGTGTCAAGTTTTCTTCTCAGGTTACCTGGTTTACCTCTTTAGTTTCTAACAAAGAAAATATAAAGCCCACACAAAAATTATTGGAAAAATTAGGAGCTACAGATATAAAAATATTGAAGATGAGCCAGGGACAAAAGATCAGCAGAGTTTTGGCCTGGACTTTTGAAAGAAGAAGTTAA
- a CDS encoding cold-shock protein, which translates to MLKGTVKWFNSEKGFGFITSEEGNDLFVHFSEINKPGFKTLEEGEEVTFDVVEGQKGPQAANVTPVN; encoded by the coding sequence ATGCTAAAAGGAACAGTAAAATGGTTTAACTCAGAAAAAGGATTCGGATTCATCACTTCAGAAGAAGGAAACGACTTATTCGTACACTTCTCTGAAATCAACAAACCTGGATTCAAAACTCTTGAAGAGGGAGAAGAAGTTACATTTGACGTAGTAGAAGGGCAAAAAGGTCCACAAGCTGCTAACGTAACTCCTGTAAACTAA
- a CDS encoding Gfo/Idh/MocA family oxidoreductase — protein sequence MKKYNWAILGTGNIGKEMAASLNEVNGEIYAVSNINPEKAQRFADEFNVTKVYNNCDEMLKDPEIDIVYISTPHNLHYEYLIKSLKNGKHVLCEKAITVNAKQLNEIVAIAKEKNLVIAEAMTLFHMPLYKKLREIVNSGVIGKVKMIQVNFGSCKEYDVNNRFFNKKLGGGALLDIGGYATSFARYFMESKPNVILTTAKYFETGVDEQSGIIMKNDCDQMAVMALSMRAKQPKRGVVAGELGYIEVNNYPRADKATITYTEDERTEEIQLGETRKALNYEVEDMQEYIKNKSGDEQLQLSVDVIHLLSEIRNQWGFVYPFE from the coding sequence ATGAAAAAATATAATTGGGCTATATTAGGAACTGGTAATATAGGTAAAGAAATGGCCGCCTCACTGAATGAAGTAAATGGTGAGATATATGCAGTGAGTAATATTAACCCAGAAAAAGCGCAAAGATTTGCAGATGAATTTAATGTGACAAAGGTTTATAATAATTGTGACGAAATGTTAAAAGATCCGGAAATTGATATAGTGTATATTTCAACACCACATAACCTCCATTATGAATACTTAATAAAATCATTAAAAAATGGAAAACATGTTTTGTGTGAAAAAGCGATCACAGTAAATGCAAAGCAGTTGAATGAGATAGTCGCCATTGCTAAAGAGAAAAATTTGGTTATTGCAGAAGCAATGACTCTGTTTCACATGCCTTTGTACAAAAAATTAAGAGAAATTGTAAATTCAGGTGTTATAGGTAAAGTTAAAATGATACAGGTTAATTTCGGAAGCTGTAAAGAATATGATGTAAATAATCGTTTCTTCAATAAAAAATTAGGTGGTGGAGCCCTATTGGATATTGGTGGTTATGCAACTTCATTTGCAAGATATTTTATGGAGAGTAAACCAAATGTAATTCTTACGACAGCTAAATATTTCGAAACCGGAGTAGATGAACAATCTGGTATTATTATGAAAAATGATTGTGATCAGATGGCAGTAATGGCTCTGAGTATGAGAGCGAAACAGCCAAAACGTGGTGTTGTTGCAGGAGAATTGGGATATATCGAGGTAAATAATTACCCAAGGGCTGACAAAGCAACCATTACTTACACAGAAGACGAAAGAACAGAAGAAATTCAACTAGGAGAAACAAGAAAAGCTCTTAATTATGAAGTAGAAGATATGCAAGAGTACATTAAAAATAAAAGCGGGGATGAGCAACTCCAGTTGTCAGTTGATGTTATTCACTTATTGAGTGAAATAAGAAATCAATGGGGTTTTGTATATCCATTTGAATAA
- a CDS encoding MurR/RpiR family transcriptional regulator — translation MENNKTVLDIIFSGYDSFFEAEKKIANYIISNKEKVIEMTIAELAIASGSSEATVSRFCKKCDLKGFHHLKISLAKEIVESQENFMPISNDIDPNNITQSLYNILANKIEELKQTVSMINDKKFKEILDLIKNARVVQFAAVGNTIPVCLDGTYKFNQIGIPAVSNTIWETQLAYAYNLTKEDIVIVISNSGASKRLVTLIEAANEKGATTISITNNDLSSIAKTSHYHITTATREKLFMDEYCFSRISASVVIEILYLFLTVHKENVYQNISRHEQSIADDKL, via the coding sequence ATGGAAAATAATAAAACAGTTTTGGATATTATTTTTTCTGGATATGATAGTTTTTTCGAAGCAGAAAAAAAAATTGCAAATTATATTATAAGCAATAAAGAAAAAGTTATAGAAATGACCATTGCAGAGTTAGCAATAGCTAGCGGATCCAGTGAAGCAACTGTTTCCAGATTTTGCAAAAAATGTGATTTGAAAGGTTTTCATCATTTGAAAATTAGTCTTGCAAAAGAGATTGTGGAATCACAGGAGAATTTTATGCCAATATCAAACGACATTGATCCAAATAATATCACCCAATCCTTGTATAATATCTTGGCTAATAAAATAGAGGAACTTAAACAGACCGTTTCTATGATAAATGATAAAAAATTTAAAGAAATATTAGATTTAATTAAAAATGCAAGAGTAGTACAATTTGCAGCGGTAGGAAATACTATCCCAGTTTGTCTGGATGGAACTTATAAATTTAATCAAATTGGAATTCCAGCGGTATCTAATACAATTTGGGAAACACAATTAGCATATGCTTATAATTTGACAAAGGAAGATATAGTAATTGTGATATCCAACTCTGGAGCTTCTAAAAGACTGGTGACTCTAATTGAAGCCGCTAATGAAAAGGGTGCAACTACCATCTCCATTACTAATAACGACTTATCTTCGATTGCTAAAACAAGTCATTATCATATCACAACGGCAACAAGAGAGAAGTTATTCATGGATGAATACTGCTTTTCTAGAATATCTGCATCTGTGGTGATTGAGATCCTGTACTTATTCTTGACAGTACATAAAGAAAATGTTTATCAAAATATCAGCAGACATGAACAGTCTATCGCTGATGATAAATTATAA
- a CDS encoding PhzF family phenazine biosynthesis protein: MSFKIKTLKIYQVDAFTNKAFHGNPAGVCILEEPIEDEVMLAIASEMNLSETAFLILEKDSRVESLNVFSLRWFTPEVEVSMCGHATLAASAVLFEEFHVQTNDIIYETKSGKLIARKEENKIVLDFPLDTPVFEGFPLDKKLLEAVGISEYKNIFLGENTKKIVVHLKNKDEILNLKPNFELMKQLDVSGIKGLAVTAGIEGEYDFISRYFNPWAGINEDPVTGTVHTLLASYWSEILGKNHLSAYQASKRGGEIKLRLRKNKRLEIIGDFVITLKGEIYI, translated from the coding sequence ATGAGTTTTAAAATAAAAACATTAAAAATTTATCAGGTGGATGCATTTACAAATAAAGCCTTTCATGGAAATCCCGCAGGAGTCTGCATATTGGAAGAACCAATAGAAGATGAGGTGATGCTGGCTATAGCTTCAGAGATGAATCTTTCTGAAACAGCATTTTTGATTCTTGAAAAAGATAGTCGTGTGGAAAGTTTAAATGTTTTCTCACTGCGTTGGTTTACCCCAGAAGTAGAAGTTTCAATGTGCGGACATGCCACCCTTGCAGCATCGGCGGTCTTGTTTGAAGAATTTCATGTGCAGACCAACGACATAATCTATGAAACCAAATCTGGAAAATTGATAGCTAGGAAAGAAGAAAATAAAATTGTTCTGGATTTCCCGTTGGATACACCGGTATTTGAAGGTTTTCCTCTAGATAAAAAACTACTTGAAGCTGTGGGTATCTCAGAGTATAAGAATATTTTTTTAGGTGAAAATACAAAAAAAATTGTAGTCCACCTGAAAAATAAAGATGAAATTTTGAATCTAAAGCCAAATTTTGAGCTGATGAAACAACTAGATGTCAGTGGGATAAAAGGACTTGCTGTAACTGCAGGTATAGAGGGGGAGTATGATTTTATCTCTAGGTACTTCAATCCTTGGGCCGGCATCAATGAAGACCCTGTTACAGGAACTGTTCATACTCTTCTAGCTTCCTACTGGAGTGAGATACTGGGGAAAAATCATTTAAGCGCTTATCAGGCTTCAAAAAGAGGTGGCGAGATAAAGCTCAGATTAAGAAAGAATAAGAGGCTGGAGATTATAGGGGACTTTGTGATAACACTAAAGGGTGAAATTTATATATAA
- a CDS encoding DUF401 family protein, giving the protein MILSILIILYLVNRKINIGYSLMIGGITLGLLTGRSLVHIIGLIIEAIFDYQTLSLALAIGLITVMGYLMDKYYLMERMIGALEKMLRSAKATIMFAPLIIGTLLVSGGALMSCPVVDNLGKKMNISQEKKASINMIFRHGLYFIFPLSPTIIMAAEIGGYEINDFIFLMLPIGILFYIIAYTFCFRNVKSPKIENVDMKEYLISIKGFLVYSSPILVSLMGVLLINLEFYISLILGIILCFVINEIDKRKDSKFDLKENVLMTMLKGVKVPLVISIFGIMIYKNIVNDVSEISELLKNMLKFGIPIELVVFLSATLISYALGSTNPSVAILFPMILPLAPDYDTRLLYAMFIYTTAFIFYFISPLHLCQVVTFDYFKVKMKGVFKNYIYILPVTYLAMVIIYCVRIK; this is encoded by the coding sequence TTGATATTATCCATTTTGATAATATTATATCTGGTAAATAGAAAAATAAATATCGGGTATTCACTGATGATAGGAGGAATAACTTTAGGGTTATTAACAGGGAGAAGCTTGGTGCATATTATCGGGTTAATAATCGAAGCTATATTTGATTATCAGACGCTTTCATTAGCCCTGGCTATAGGATTGATAACAGTTATGGGATATTTGATGGACAAATATTATTTAATGGAGAGAATGATAGGAGCTTTGGAAAAAATGCTTAGAAGTGCCAAAGCTACTATCATGTTTGCACCTTTGATAATAGGGACATTGCTAGTAAGCGGCGGAGCACTGATGTCCTGTCCGGTAGTTGATAACCTTGGGAAAAAGATGAATATCTCTCAAGAGAAAAAAGCTTCTATAAATATGATCTTCAGACATGGGCTATATTTCATTTTCCCTTTATCTCCTACGATTATTATGGCAGCAGAGATAGGCGGTTATGAGATTAATGATTTTATTTTTCTGATGCTGCCAATAGGAATTTTATTTTATATAATTGCGTATACCTTTTGTTTTAGAAATGTAAAATCTCCTAAAATAGAAAATGTAGATATGAAAGAATATCTGATTTCCATAAAGGGCTTTCTTGTATATTCATCACCAATATTAGTCAGTTTAATGGGGGTTCTTTTGATTAATTTAGAATTCTATATTTCACTGATACTTGGTATTATACTATGCTTTGTAATTAATGAAATTGATAAGAGGAAAGATTCTAAATTTGACTTGAAAGAGAATGTTCTGATGACAATGCTTAAAGGTGTGAAGGTTCCGTTAGTTATTTCGATATTTGGAATTATGATATATAAAAATATTGTAAATGATGTAAGTGAAATTAGTGAATTATTAAAAAATATGCTAAAGTTTGGGATCCCAATAGAATTGGTAGTATTCTTGTCAGCAACCCTTATTTCATATGCATTGGGATCGACAAATCCAAGTGTAGCGATACTTTTCCCTATGATATTGCCCTTAGCTCCAGATTATGACACTAGACTTCTGTATGCTATGTTTATATATACTACTGCTTTTATATTTTACTTTATCTCTCCTTTACATCTTTGCCAGGTAGTGACATTTGACTATTTTAAAGTGAAAATGAAGGGAGTATTTAAAAATTACATTTATATATTGCCTGTTACTTACTTAGCAATGGTTATTATTTATTGTGTTAGAATTAAGTAA
- a CDS encoding FprA family A-type flavoprotein — protein MHNLVQVTDHVYWVGANDKKTERFENYMPLPMGVAYNSYVINDEKTCVIDTVEFGVEGLFMEKVECVLDGKDLDYIIVNHMEPDHSGALRDLMRKYPNAKVVGNAKTFPMIKAFFHDVNEESFYPVKEGDILDLGNHKLTFAMMPMVHWPESMVTYDTTEKILFSNDAFGSFGALDGGLFDDEVNFDFYEDEMRRYYANIVGKYGMQVQNAIKKLSSLEINYICPSHGIIWRSDINRVIKHYDYWSRLEPESEGVVIVYGTMYGNTAKQANAIARELSSQGIKEIKVYDASKTDHSFIISDIWKYKGLIIGSCSHNNALYPKIQPLLHKLQNYGLKNRYLGIFGNMMWSGGGVRGIQAFADALNGNEIVADAVEVRGNPTLEDYEKLENIARSMAEKIKSHR, from the coding sequence ATGCATAATTTAGTACAAGTAACCGATCATGTTTACTGGGTTGGTGCCAATGATAAAAAAACAGAGAGATTTGAAAATTACATGCCTCTTCCGATGGGGGTAGCTTATAATTCATATGTTATCAATGATGAAAAGACTTGTGTTATCGACACGGTAGAATTTGGTGTAGAGGGTCTTTTCATGGAAAAAGTTGAGTGTGTATTAGACGGTAAGGATCTTGACTATATCATAGTAAACCATATGGAACCTGATCATTCAGGCGCCTTAAGAGACCTTATGAGGAAATATCCAAATGCCAAAGTAGTGGGTAATGCAAAAACATTCCCTATGATCAAAGCATTTTTTCATGATGTAAATGAGGAAAGCTTTTATCCGGTAAAAGAAGGGGATATCTTAGATTTGGGAAATCATAAGCTCACTTTTGCCATGATGCCTATGGTACACTGGCCTGAAAGTATGGTAACTTATGATACCACAGAAAAGATTCTTTTCTCAAATGATGCTTTCGGAAGTTTCGGAGCTCTTGACGGGGGACTTTTTGATGATGAAGTAAATTTTGATTTTTATGAAGATGAAATGAGAAGATATTATGCCAACATAGTCGGAAAATATGGAATGCAGGTTCAAAATGCCATAAAAAAATTAAGTTCATTGGAGATCAATTATATATGCCCATCTCATGGAATTATATGGAGAAGTGATATAAACAGAGTTATAAAACACTACGATTACTGGTCTAGGCTTGAGCCAGAATCAGAAGGGGTAGTTATCGTATATGGAACTATGTATGGTAATACAGCAAAACAGGCAAATGCCATAGCTAGGGAACTTAGTTCTCAAGGTATAAAAGAAATAAAAGTTTACGATGCATCTAAAACAGACCACTCTTTTATTATAAGTGACATATGGAAATATAAAGGTCTTATCATAGGTTCTTGTTCTCACAACAATGCCCTTTATCCAAAGATACAGCCGTTACTTCATAAATTGCAAAACTATGGTTTAAAAAACAGATATCTTGGTATATTTGGAAATATGATGTGGAGCGGTGGAGGAGTAAGAGGAATCCAGGCTTTTGCAGATGCTCTAAACGGAAACGAAATAGTAGCAGATGCTGTAGAGGTAAGAGGAAACCCTACTTTAGAAGATTATGAAAAACTTGAAAACATAGCGAGATCAATGGCTGAAAAAATTAAATCACATAGATAA
- the rsgA gene encoding ribosome small subunit-dependent GTPase A, protein MVFKDLYRVSDGEKDFNAPITGNVIKNSDFPVVGDYVEVSDEKQITEIYKRKTVLSRKVAGKEIKEQPIVSNVDYIFIVTSLNKDFNIARLERYLTIVYESGANPCFILTKADLDDEVNEKIVRLEEIAFGVPIHVVSSYEDVGIDEVRSYLKDGKTIGLIGSSGVGKSTLINKLLGTEAIKTEGIRITDDKGKHTTTRREMFKIGDGYIIDTPGMRELQIWSGNTTSSFKDIEELTRLCKFSDCTHGNEPGCAVRNAIESGELKEERLASYSKLKREIKNMENKINHGHKFATSINLRFTGIAERQRV, encoded by the coding sequence ATGGTATTTAAAGATTTATATAGGGTATCTGATGGAGAAAAGGATTTCAATGCTCCGATAACTGGGAATGTGATAAAGAATTCAGACTTTCCAGTAGTCGGGGATTATGTAGAAGTAAGCGATGAAAAACAGATAACAGAAATTTACAAAAGAAAAACTGTTTTATCAAGAAAAGTAGCCGGCAAAGAGATAAAAGAACAACCCATAGTAAGCAACGTGGACTATATTTTTATAGTGACTTCTTTAAATAAAGATTTTAATATCGCAAGGCTAGAGAGATACCTGACCATAGTATATGAATCAGGAGCAAACCCATGTTTTATTTTAACCAAGGCAGATCTGGATGATGAGGTAAACGAAAAAATTGTTAGACTAGAGGAAATAGCTTTTGGAGTACCTATCCATGTGGTGTCTTCGTATGAGGATGTTGGAATAGATGAGGTTAGAAGTTATTTAAAAGACGGTAAAACAATCGGTTTAATAGGTTCATCAGGAGTTGGTAAATCAACCCTAATCAACAAATTACTCGGAACTGAGGCAATAAAAACAGAGGGAATAAGAATAACCGATGATAAGGGAAAGCACACAACCACAAGAAGAGAGATGTTTAAGATAGGAGATGGGTATATTATAGATACACCTGGGATGAGAGAACTTCAAATATGGAGTGGAAATACTACCAGTTCTTTTAAGGATATCGAAGAACTGACAAGGTTGTGCAAATTTTCTGACTGCACTCACGGGAATGAACCTGGATGTGCTGTAAGGAATGCTATTGAATCGGGAGAGTTAAAGGAAGAAAGGTTAGCCAGTTATTCTAAATTAAAAAGAGAAATAAAAAATATGGAAAATAAGATAAATCATGGTCACAAGTTTGCCACTTCTATAAACCTTCGTTTTACTGGGATAGCAGAAAGGCAAAGAGTATGA
- the lgt gene encoding prolipoprotein diacylglyceryl transferase, protein MNPILFEIGGFQLRYYGLMYAIAFFIGIEIVKKEAKRIKMSPELLENFAITAMVCGLIGGRLYYVLFNPKYYWNNPMEIPAVWNGGMAIHGGIIGGIIGTFIFAHRHKVSPWKLGDIAAAPFILGQAIGRFGNLMNGEVHGVPTFTPWKVIFTLKPGFYNWYNQYRAMSIEAQMKYKELVPWGIVFPKSSPAGSEFPNLPLHPAMLYEMFLNFTGFLIIWFYFRKKEYASGTVWWIYVIMYSIIRVLVSFFRAEDLMVMGFRAPHVISIIFVAVSVIMIKYLNRKKI, encoded by the coding sequence ATGAATCCAATATTATTTGAAATCGGGGGCTTCCAGCTAAGATATTACGGCCTCATGTATGCAATTGCATTTTTTATCGGGATAGAGATAGTCAAAAAAGAAGCAAAGAGAATAAAGATGTCTCCTGAACTTTTGGAGAATTTTGCTATAACGGCCATGGTATGTGGTCTCATTGGTGGAAGACTTTACTATGTACTCTTCAACCCAAAATACTACTGGAATAACCCCATGGAGATTCCTGCTGTTTGGAATGGCGGAATGGCTATTCATGGTGGTATCATAGGAGGTATCATAGGTACCTTTATCTTTGCCCACAGGCATAAAGTCAGTCCGTGGAAATTAGGAGATATTGCCGCAGCTCCATTCATCCTAGGACAGGCCATAGGTAGATTCGGGAACCTCATGAACGGAGAGGTCCATGGAGTCCCTACATTTACCCCATGGAAAGTAATATTTACACTAAAACCAGGATTTTATAATTGGTATAATCAGTATAGAGCCATGAGTATAGAGGCTCAGATGAAATATAAGGAACTTGTTCCCTGGGGGATTGTTTTTCCAAAATCTTCTCCGGCAGGAAGTGAATTCCCAAACCTTCCCCTACATCCAGCTATGCTTTATGAAATGTTTTTAAATTTCACAGGTTTTTTGATTATCTGGTTTTATTTTAGAAAAAAAGAGTATGCATCTGGTACCGTGTGGTGGATTTACGTCATTATGTACAGTATCATAAGAGTCCTTGTAAGTTTTTTCCGAGCAGAGGACCTTATGGTTATGGGATTCAGAGCACCTCATGTAATTAGTATCATATTTGTCGCCGTCTCAGTCATTATGATCAAGTATTTAAATAGAAAAAAAATCTAA
- a CDS encoding class I SAM-dependent methyltransferase, with translation MGQNKNIRILDIGCGTGRHSIELAKRGYSVTGIDLSESMLKRSKEKAEKEKVDVDFQKADARNLSFREEFDLAIMLCEGGFSLMETDEMNYQILQNASKSLKKNGKLIFTTLNALFPLYHSVKDFIESQKQDGNTNCEESSFDLMTFREHNITSLEDDSGNKMELHCNERYYVPSEITWLLKSLNFKTIDIYGAKLGPSTGKINSQQTILKCL, from the coding sequence ATTGGTCAGAATAAAAATATAAGAATTTTAGATATCGGGTGTGGTACGGGACGTCACTCTATAGAGCTTGCAAAACGTGGTTATTCCGTAACTGGGATTGATCTGTCAGAGTCAATGCTGAAAAGGTCAAAAGAGAAGGCAGAAAAAGAAAAAGTAGATGTTGATTTTCAAAAGGCAGATGCCAGAAATCTTTCATTTCGAGAGGAGTTTGACCTGGCTATTATGCTGTGTGAAGGGGGCTTCTCCCTTATGGAGACTGATGAGATGAATTATCAGATACTTCAAAATGCATCTAAATCACTAAAGAAAAATGGGAAACTAATATTTACAACGTTGAATGCACTGTTTCCCCTATACCACTCGGTAAAAGATTTCATAGAGTCCCAAAAGCAAGATGGGAATACAAACTGTGAAGAAAGTTCCTTTGACTTAATGACCTTTCGTGAACACAATATTACATCTTTAGAAGATGATTCTGGGAATAAAATGGAACTTCACTGCAATGAAAGATATTATGTACCCTCTGAAATAACCTGGTTGCTAAAATCACTGAATTTTAAAACTATTGATATCTACGGAGCAAAATTGGGGCCTTCAACAGGAAAGATAAACTCACAACAGACGATTTTGAAATGCTTATAA
- a CDS encoding GNAT family N-acetyltransferase encodes MGLKLVKYDKAPESGYLEYINEWEVSGEVIVPMASSRKDANFQELLTRWATDETNEVYKKGFVPSTLYFLVHKKKVLGAIHFRHELNDDLLCRGGHIGYGIRSSERGNGYATKMLTMLLDLVREKGYKKILITCDERNIASAKTIENASGIFCDKTEIEGEITLRYWINLDS; translated from the coding sequence ATGGGACTTAAATTAGTAAAATACGACAAGGCACCTGAGTCGGGGTATCTGGAATATATTAACGAGTGGGAAGTTTCTGGGGAAGTAATCGTCCCTATGGCGTCTAGTAGAAAAGACGCAAACTTTCAAGAACTGCTGACAAGGTGGGCAACTGACGAAACAAACGAGGTCTATAAGAAGGGATTTGTTCCGTCTACACTTTATTTTTTAGTTCATAAGAAAAAAGTTCTGGGAGCCATACATTTCAGACATGAGCTCAATGATGACCTACTTTGCAGAGGAGGACACATAGGCTACGGCATCCGATCTTCAGAAAGAGGTAATGGATATGCCACAAAAATGCTGACAATGCTGTTAGATCTAGTCAGGGAAAAAGGGTATAAAAAAATCTTAATAACCTGTGATGAAAGAAATATAGCTTCGGCAAAAACAATAGAAAATGCCAGCGGAATTTTTTGTGATAAAACTGAAATTGAAGGTGAGATAACTCTCAGATATTGGATAAATTTGGATTCGTAG
- the coaBC gene encoding bifunctional phosphopantothenoylcysteine decarboxylase/phosphopantothenate--cysteine ligase CoaBC — protein MKKNVLLGVTGGIAAYKSANIISLLKKNGYNVRVIMTKSATEIITPLTLETLARDRVIVDMWEKKPNLEVEHISFGEWADVVLIAPATYNMVGKVANGIADDMLSTVISATKAPVYFALAMNVNMYENPILKDNIDKLKKYGYKFIEADEGFLACNVNAKGRLKREEDIVDIIKDELNPVNKSLTGKKLLITAGRTEEAIDPVRYLSNRSTGQMGYSLASAAVKLGAEVTLVSGPTNLPVPLGLKSFLSVRSAQEMFDTVMACYDTQDVAIACAAVADYKIKEYSQQKIKKKDGDMVLVLDRNPDILYEMGLKKKKQFLIGFAAESENLIENATRKLQKKNLDLIVGNLVTYMQSTNNQVTLLKKDGSKTELPEMKKQELAFSILKEIKF, from the coding sequence ATGAAAAAAAACGTTTTACTTGGAGTCACAGGAGGGATAGCTGCATATAAATCTGCAAATATTATTTCCCTCCTCAAAAAGAACGGATACAATGTCAGAGTCATCATGACAAAAAGTGCCACAGAGATAATAACTCCCCTGACCCTTGAAACCCTTGCAAGGGATAGGGTTATCGTAGATATGTGGGAAAAAAAGCCAAACCTTGAAGTGGAACACATCTCTTTTGGAGAGTGGGCAGATGTTGTTCTCATTGCCCCAGCTACATATAACATGGTCGGAAAAGTGGCAAACGGAATTGCAGATGATATGCTTTCTACTGTTATTTCTGCTACAAAGGCTCCAGTATATTTTGCTCTTGCAATGAACGTTAATATGTATGAAAACCCAATTTTAAAGGATAATATAGACAAATTGAAAAAATATGGGTACAAATTTATAGAGGCTGATGAAGGTTTCCTTGCATGCAATGTAAATGCTAAAGGAAGATTAAAAAGAGAAGAGGATATTGTAGATATCATAAAAGATGAACTTAATCCGGTAAACAAATCTCTGACCGGTAAAAAACTTCTAATCACAGCAGGAAGAACAGAAGAAGCGATAGATCCTGTGAGGTACCTTTCAAATAGATCCACAGGTCAGATGGGATATTCTCTGGCTTCTGCTGCAGTAAAACTTGGTGCTGAGGTGACACTAGTTTCAGGCCCTACAAACCTACCTGTACCTCTAGGGCTTAAGAGTTTTCTGTCCGTTAGAAGTGCACAGGAAATGTTTGACACAGTCATGGCGTGCTATGACACCCAAGATGTGGCTATAGCCTGTGCAGCAGTGGCAGATTACAAAATAAAAGAATATTCACAGCAGAAGATAAAGAAAAAAGATGGAGACATGGTCCTAGTACTTGACCGAAATCCAGATATACTTTATGAAATGGGTCTTAAAAAAAAGAAACAGTTTTTAATAGGGTTTGCAGCAGAAAGTGAAAATCTAATAGAAAATGCAACAAGAAAACTACAAAAGAAAAACTTGGATTTGATCGTAGGAAACCTTGTGACATATATGCAAAGCACAAATAACCAGGTGACACTGTTAAAAAAAGACGGCTCAAAAACAGAGCTACCAGAAATGAAAAAACAGGAACTTGCATTTAGCATATTAAAAGAAATTAAATTTTAA